From a single Arachis hypogaea cultivar Tifrunner chromosome 3, arahy.Tifrunner.gnm2.J5K5, whole genome shotgun sequence genomic region:
- the LOC112790591 gene encoding protein NUCLEAR FUSION DEFECTIVE 4 produces MLTLKGGTRPPWVSLGASVWVQIASGNTFTFPLYSHSLKSVLGFNQRQLTLLGVANDIGENVGLLPGLACNKFPPWAILLVGSLASFLGYGLIWLALSQTLKSLPYLLLWSALVIAANSSAWLTTSVLVTNMRNFPVSRGKVSGILKGYGGLSAAVFTEIYSIVLHNSSSHFVLFLAIGILVVCCTMMFLVRPCTPASVEDATDNWHFLFIQCSSVVLGLYLLATTIFGNILPFSGTLSYILVAVMVLLLMAPLAIPLKMTICPRRESDSDSPDRQVGSSDSITGNDGKTEPLLASSSAGTLGSFYDQDDSSEVAMLLALGEGAVKQKKRKPKRGEDFKFTEAVIKADFWLLFFVFFVGVGTGVTVLNNLAQIGIAQGEEDTTTLLSIFSFCNFVGRLGGGVVSEHFVRTKTIPRTAWLTFTQIIMLIVYLLFAYAVNGTLYPAVALLGVCYGVQVSVMIPTVSELFGLKHFGVLGNVMSLGNPLGAFLFSALLAGYVYDTETARQEALGLIASGASCLGPNCFQLTFFVLSGVCAAGIILSIILTWRIKPVYQMLYAGGSFRLPQTSSSH; encoded by the exons ATGTTGACGCTGAAGGGAGGAACAAGGCCGCCATGGGTGAGCCTAGGAGCCTCTGTGTGGGTCCAAATAGCCTCCGGGAACACGTTCACGTTCCCTCTCTACTCCCACTCGCTGAAATCGGTTCTTGGATTCAACCAGCGTCAGCTCACATTGCTCGGTGTGGCCAACGACATCGGCGAGAATGTCGGCTTGCTCCCTGGCCTCGCCTGCAACAAGTTCCCGCCTTGGGCCATCCTCCTCGTTGGTTCTCTCGCCTCCTTCCTCGGTTACGGACTCATCTGGCTCGCCCTTAGTCAAACCCTTAAATCCCTCCCTTACTTGCTG CTATGGTCTGCCCTCGTTATTGCTGCCAACAGCAGTGCATGGTTAACCACATCCGTGCTTGTAACCAACATGAGAAACTTCCCAGTTAGCAGAGGCAAGGTTTCTGGAATTCTGAAAGGCTACGGAGGGCTTAGTGCTGCAGTTTTTACTGAAATTTACAGCATAGTGCTTCATAATTCTTCCTCGCACTTCGTGTTGTTCCTTGCCATTGGTATTCTTGTTGTGTGCTGCACTATGATGTTTCTTGTTAGGCCTTGTACCCCGGCTTCTGTTGAAGATGCGACAGACAATTGGCATTTTCTATTTATCCAGTGTTCTAGTGTGGTCTTGGGTTTATATCTTCTCGCAACTACAATTTTCGGTAACATTCTTCCATTTAGTGGTACACTTtcttatattctggtggccgtGATGGTTCTTCTTCTGATGGCTCCACTTGCAATCCCTTTAAAGATGACGATATGTCCAAGGAGAGAATCTGATTCAGACTCACCTGATCGGCAAGTTGGATCCTCCGACTCTATCACTGGAAATGATGGAAAAACAGAACCACTGCTAGCATCTTCATCTGCTGGAACCCTTGGAAGTTTTTATGATCAAGATGATTCATCTGAGGTGGCCATGCTTCTTGCTTTGGGTGAGGGAGCTGTAAAGCAGAAGAAGAGAAAGCCTAAACGTGGGGAAGATTTTAAGTTTACTGAGGCTGTAATAAAGGCTGATTTCTGGCTACTATTTTTCGTGTTCTTTGTTGGTGTTGGCACTGGGGTTACTGTTCTGAATAATCTGGCCCAAATAGGTATTGCACAAGGTGAGGAAGATACCACAACCTTATTGTCAATTTTCAGCTTTTGTAATTTCGTTGGACGGCTTGGTGGGGGAGTTGTTTCAGAACATTTTGTCAG GACAAAAACAATCCCAAGGACAGCCTGGCTGACATTCACACAGATAATTATGCTCATTGTATACCTTCTGTTTGCCTATGCTGTCAACGGAACCCTTTATCCTGCCGTTGCCCTTCTTGGTGTCTGCTATGGTGTGCAAGTTTCTGTGATGATCCCCACAGTTTCCGAGCTTTTCGGTTTGAAGCACTTTGGTGTATTGGGTAATGTCATGTCACTAGGAAATCCACTCGGAGCATTCCTTTTCTCAGCCCTTCTTGCAGGGTATGTATATGATACCGAAACGGCAAGGCAGGAAGCTCTAGGCCTCATTGCTTCCGGTGCCTCATGTTTGGGTCCAAATTGCTTCCAGTTGACCTTTTTCGTTCTTTCGGGTGTATGTGCCGCTGGCATCATCTTGAGCATTATTCTGACTTGGAGAATCAAGCCGGTTTACCAAATGCTTTATGCTGGTGGTTCTTTCAGGCTGCCTCAAACTTCTTCAAGTCACTGA